A window from Plasmodium relictum strain SGS1 genome assembly, chromosome: 7 encodes these proteins:
- the VPS33 gene encoding vacuolar protein sorting-associated protein 33, putative: MNKLNELKEEERIILLNILKKFKGKKCIFFEKSLHIILNVLLNEEDLNKEQIESIFLVCNEKDVNVKKLENIPNILFIIRPYFYEIENIFKIIEKIEKVKTTNKKYSFIFIPYMTYLCEQEIFKYNIPDVFIKIIIFPLYFIPLYNDVYSLEIKSIFKEYYVDNDFTNLIFCSFSLMFLQFLFNGVFKNIKSLGYLSQFVCEHLIQLRKEIVSNNFSIQSPNNFEDDFFDILNNLQNIQDLNNFKKSNESVVPVKYAIHKIFMSEQSHKKFIKKKKKSINEINIKLTSSSEENWEENKNSRNIKIYENIKKEKEENKEKVKEEIEIEKDNKKQEQGKRQKHRLKGEDNEGGKEKEEYEEEEEEEEEEEEEEEEEEEEEEEEEEEDEEEEEEDEEEEEDEEEDDEEEEEEDGEEKKEEEEEDEEEDDEEEEEEEGEEKKKEEEKEEEEEKEREDEEEGEEEEEGEDEEKVGEEEKEKEEKEKEEEKEKEEEKEKEKEEEGEEQNEVEEKDEEEKKDNEKEKKEDNEKEKEKEEKKKLDEDKDYIEDEILKNEVEKKVEENYLYQKNEYEKKDVREYGEEREQQEIKEKLKKEEDKEDERKKNAKYNVINVSKNSLYYLDSNNSYQITYNTHDKSINTCDNDNNINETDFNNDINKTENMNCSEKRNSKIEYTNINKEKKKKNELQKYCEKKKKENKNAKSQEHKYLNDNMIEYTNNISSKNNTCSDKNIKKIYKSKEKNYNYINKNKLKKKKKRQKEEMKEVTEKEEKKKIKKKIKGFATITHNFMTKMDNTKYFMKKKDRKKMEKECKKEKNYLLEKIGITNFNFLLNTCCNIDSCIIIDRKIDMITPFCIPFTYEGLIDHLFCIDNLQIEIPRYIIFNDEKSISKKKEKSFEDVNSMKVRIKLKSSVDVLYDDIKDLSQNDIGRFLHKKASEIQKTYEEKDKLKDIEQINEYMRKFKVKHYEHNSLSTHVNIASFILNTIKREQSFNKLKLEDEIIQLNSNTNKSNLLDIVKKIQSLIYTGEDIYEVYRIFCLFSIITNGFNENYMNDLKKDIIEQYGINELTRLNNLHTCNILKYQSKNKFIWNNLKNHFNLLSNEINDISYVCNGYAPLSVRLIEYMSVLKNNLQIIPEIFNFLNGPTLDIIQNSVGYENFEVKQKKISKKKNVILFYIGGISYAEIASIRKLNEKSENYNYLIFTTEIISSKKILQSMNL; this comes from the coding sequence atgaataaattaaacgaattaaaagaagaggaaaggattatattattaaatatattaaaaaaattcaaaggaaaaaaatgtatattttttgaaaaatctttacatattattttaaatgttttattaaatgaagaagaCTTAAACAAAGAACAAATagaatcaatttttttagtgTGTAATGAAAAAGACGtcaatgtaaaaaaattagaaaacatacctaatattttatttattatacgtccctatttttatgaaattgaaaacatttttaaaatcattgaaaaaatagaaaaagtaaaaacaactaataagaaatattcctttatatttattcCTTATATGACTTATTTATGTGAGCAAGAAATCTTTAAATATAACATACCTGatgttttcattaaaataattatatttcctCTTTATTTTATACCTTTATATAATGATGTATACAgtttagaaataaaaagtatatttaaagaatattatGTTGATAATGACTTCactaatttaatattttgctCTTTCAGTTTAATGTTTCttcaatttctttttaatggagtttttaaaaatataaaatcatTAGGATATTTATCTCAGTTTGTATGTGAGCACTTAATACAATTAAGAAAAGAAATTGTTTCTAACAATTTTAGTATTCAATCACCAAATAATTTTGAAGAtgatttttttgatattttaaataacttaCAAAATATTCaagatttaaataattttaaaaaatctaaTGAATCAGTTGTTCCGGTTAAATATGCcatacataaaatttttatgtcaGAACAGTCacataaaaaattcattaaaaaaaaaaaaaaaagtataaatgaaattaatataaagttAACTTCCTCAAGTGAAGAAAATTgggaagaaaataaaaatagtagaaatataaaaatatatgagaatataaaaaaagaaaaagaagaaaacaaagaaaaagttaaggaagaaatagaaatagaaaaagataataaaaaacaagAACAAGGTAAAAGGCAAAAACATCGTCTTAAGGGAGAAGATAATGAAGGAGGGAAAGAAAAGGAGGAatatgaagaagaagaagaagaagaagaagaagaagaagaagaagaagaagaagaagaagaagaagaagaagaagaagaagaagaagatgaggaagaagaagaagaagatgaggaagaagaagaagatgaGGAAGAAGATGATGAAGAGGAGGAAGAAGAAGATGGAGAAGAGAAGAaagaagaggaagaagaagatgaagaagaagatgATGAAGAGGAGGAAGAAGAAGAGGGAGAAGAGAAGAAGAAAGAAGAGGAAAAGGAAGAGGAAGAGGAAAAAGAGAGAGAAGACGAAGAAGAAGGGGAGGAAGAAGAAGAGGGAGAAGATGAGGAAAAAGTGggagaagaagaaaaagaaaaagaagaaaaagaaaaagaagaagaaaaagaaaaagaagaagaaaaagaaaaagaaaaagaagaagaaggaGAGGAGCAGAATGAAGTGGAAGAAAAAGacgaagaagaaaaaaaagataatgaaaaagaaaaaaaagaagataatgaaaaagaaaaagagaaagaaGAGAAGAAGAAATTGGATGAAGATAAAGATTATATAGAagatgaaatattaaaaaatgaagtagaaaaaaaagtagaagAGAATTAtctttatcaaaaaaatgaatacgAGAAGAAAGATGTAAGAGAATATGGAGAAGAGAGGGAACAGcaagaaataaaagaaaagctaaaaaaagaagaagataAAGAAGacgaaagaaaaaaaaatgcgaAATATAATGTTATTAATGTAAGTAAAAATAGTCTTTATTACTTAGATAGTAATAATAGTTATCAAATAACATATAACACTCATGATAAATCTATCAATACGTGCGATAATGATAACAATATCAATGAAACTGattttaataatgatataaataaaacagaaaatatgaattgttcagaaaaaagaaattccAAAATAGAATATACTAATataaataaggaaaaaaaaaagaaaaatgaattacaaaaatattgtgaaaaaaaaaaaaaagagaacaAAAATGCAAAATCTCAAGAACATAAATATTTGAATGATAACATGATTGaatatacaaataatatttcttcaaaaaataatacttgTAGTgataaaaacattaaaaaaatatataaatcgaaggaaaaaaattataattatattaataagaacaaattaaaaaaaaagaaaaaaagacaGAAAGAAGAAATGAAAGAAGTAacagaaaaagaagaaaaaaaaaaaattaaaaaaaaaataaaaggattTGCAACAATTACACATAATTTTATGACCAAAATGgataatacaaaatattttatgaaaaaaaaagacagaaaaaaaatggaaaaagaatgtaaaaaagagaaaaattatctattagaaaaaataggaattactaattttaattttttattaaacacATGTTGTAACATAGACTCCTGTATTATTATTGATAGAAAAATTGATATGATTACTCCTTTCTGTATTCCATTCACATATGAAGGATTGATTGATCATTTATTTTGCATTGATAATTTACAAATAGAAATACCAaggtatattatttttaatgatgaaaaaagtatatcaaaaaaaaaagaaaaaagctTTGAAGATGTAAATAGTATGAAAGTtagaataaaattaaaaagttcTGTAGATGTTTTATATGATGATATAAAAGACTTAAGTCAAAATGACATTGGAAGATTTTTGCATAAAAAAGCGAGCGAAATTCAAAAAacatatgaagaaaaagacaaattaaaagatattgaacaaattaatgaatatatGAGAAAATTCAAAGTAAAACATTATGAGCATAATTCATTGTCAACTCATGTAAATATAGCTTCATTCATTttaaatacaataaaaagaGAACAAAgctttaataaattaaagctAGAAGATGAAATAATACAATTAAATAGTAATACCAATAAAAGCAATTTATTAgatatagtaaaaaaaattcaatcaTTAATATACACAGGGGAAGATATATATGAGGTATATAGAATATTTTgcttattttctattataacAAATGGTTTTAAcgaaaattatatgaatgatttaaaaaaagatattatagAACAATATGGCATAAATGAATTAACCAGATTGAATAATTTGCATACttgtaatattttaaaatatcaatCGAAGAACAAATTTATAtggaataatttaaaaaatcattttaatttattatctaACGAGATAAATGATATTTCTTATGTGTGTAATGGATATGCTCCATTATCAGTTCGATTAATTGAATATATGagtgttttaaaaaataatttacaaaTTATTCctgaaatatttaattttctgAATGGGCCAACATTAGATATAATTCAAAATTCTGTTGGATATGAAAACTTCGaagtaaaacaaaaaaaaattagcaaaaaaaaaaatgtcatacttttttatattggaGGCATATCATATGCTGAAATTGCTTCTATtagaaaattaaatgaaaaaagtgaAAACTATAATTACTTAATCTTTACTACTGAAATTATcagttcaaaaaaaattttacaatcAATGAACTTATGA
- a CDS encoding phosphatidylinositol N-acetylglucosaminyltransferase subunit P, putative yields the protein MSLIKEGYAFFTLYLSQILWALYLIWAYVFDDILNLLCFPFPSKYWAAIIPTAIIFSVFCFFLFISIFSLVKTEPINSLNLVEDEYSVFEDKVSENSINYMNDIRIEQINKLLYETSLYFE from the exons atgtcATTAATAAAGGAAGGCTATgctttttttactttatatttatcaCAAATATTATGGG cattatatttaatatggGCTTATGTATTTgatgatattttaaatttactcTGTTTTCCATTTCCATCAAA GTATTGGGCAGCTATTATCCCAACagctattattttttctgttttttgtttttttttatttatatctatattttcGTTAGTTAAAACAGAACCAATTAATTCACTAAATTTAGTTGAAG atGAATATTCTGTTTTTGAGGATAAAGTTTCAGAAAATTctataaattatatgaatgATATAAGAATtgaacaaataaataaattgcTATATGAAACTTCTTTATACTTTGAATAA
- the GDV1 gene encoding gametocyte development protein 1, putative: protein MGNNENNAGNNMVPQNFQIKKNSMQQKNEANKKPWYLQLDKNDVTYFFDLSEEEIISGGKRKKPIDNIKNKKFDKELKENSYKKIAVVKKEHGSENENEEKKKGFEENEENKKEKNNVKIKEIDNNNNNNESLISTYCYYREINSIKNNILTNSNISKSHNLFLYLNMFAKYLNCGKKTSVDKFLRNFNKKRFNNNNNKGLFNNYKTDIYEIGIYEKNIFTFKLLKKNRKIGNKIYYLNEELLGLEIDSFLAKFYPIKYIVKDNPLIKNYQKQVHTNLSREKPLTFGLVIDFDYIRECFEQNEERSLELLDFIVILDKISEVFRENCSIIYLHISIFNENGISESINIYRNTYEYLFDGLKCTMKLFEERNINLITRVHPLHSYRKIITDSENDNPMIKDVNKLFENKEIDNILLITNEINVISYCYKIRHRIKYKEKNKQNDYAISYKKPVLVLSFLNNLPIKNNKIHPYLKLDKFCYLTFIIESIYLRCQAKNIEKIEMQNKENIDLIEKYILKYNIKNRKLKKKINVILLDDIMYKINFKNQNTIIKVSSLLKRIFLPLYYPIHYYIKEN, encoded by the coding sequence atgggCAATAACGAAAATAATGCAGGTAATAATATGGTGCCtcaaaattttcaaataaaaaaaaattccatgcaacaaaaaaatgaagCTAATAAAAAACCTTGGTATTTACaattagataaaaatgatgtaacttatttttttgatttgagtgaagaagaaattattagtggaggaaaaagaaaaaagccTATAGATAatattaagaataaaaaatttgataaggaattaaaagaaaattcatataaaaaaattgctGTTGTAAAAAAGGAACATGGtagtgaaaatgaaaatgaagaaaaaaaaaaaggttttgaagaaaatgaggaaaataaaaaagaaaaaaataatgttaaaataaaagaaattgataataataataataataatgaatcaTTAATTTCAACATATTGTTATTATAGAGAAATAAATAGTATTAAGAATAACATATTGACAAATtcaaatatttcaaaatcaCATAACCTATTTTTATACTTAAATATGTTTGCTAAATATTTGAACTGTGGTAAAAAAACCTCAGtagataaatttttaagaaattttaataaaaaaagatttaacaataataataataaaggattatttaataattataagactgatatatatgaaattggtatttatgaaaagaatatttttacatttaaattattaaaaaaaaatagaaaaattggAAATAAGATATATTACTTAAATGAAGAATTATTGGGTTTAGAGATTGACAGTTTTTTAGCAAAATTTTATccaataaaatatatagttAAAGATAACCCTCTCATAAAGAATTATCAAAAACAAGTACACACTAATCTCTCTAGAGAAAAACCATTAACATTTGGTTTAGTAATAGACTTTGATTACATTCGAGAATGTTTTGAACAAAATGAAGAAAGATCATTGGAATTATTGGATTTTATAGTAATATTAGATAAAATTTCTGAAGTTTTTAGAGAAAATTGttcaattatttatttacatatatcaATATTCAATGAAAATGGTATTTCTGAAAGCATAAACATATATAGAAATACCTATGAATACTTATTCGATGGATTAAAGTGTACAATGAAATTATTTGaagaaagaaatataaatttaataactAGAGTCCATCCTTTACATTCATATAGGAAAATAATTACTGATTCCGAAAATGACAATCCAATGATAAAAGATGTAAAcaaattatttgaaaataaagaaattgaTAACATTCTATTAATAactaatgaaataaatgtaaTATCATATTGCTATAAAATACGTCatagaataaaatataaagaaaaaaataagcaAAATGATTATGCTATATCATATAAAAAGCCTGTTCTTGTTCTTTCTTTTCTTAATAATTTaccaattaaaaataataaaattcatCCTTATTTAAAACTGGATAAATTCTGTTATCTAACTTTTATTATTGAAAGTATATATCTTAGGTGTCAAgcaaaaaatattgaaaagaTTGAAATGCAGAACAAAGAAAATATAGatttaattgaaaaatatattctaaaatataatataaaaaatagaaagttaaaaaagaaaattaatgtTATATTATTAGATGATATAatgtataaaattaattttaaaaatcaaaatacaataataaaagtttCGAGTTTGCTAAAGAGGATTTTTTTGCCATTGTATTATCCAATACACTATTATATAaaggaaaattaa